One stretch of Monomorium pharaonis isolate MP-MQ-018 chromosome 10, ASM1337386v2, whole genome shotgun sequence DNA includes these proteins:
- the LOC105832699 gene encoding vicilin-like seed storage protein At2g18540 yields the protein MLKGEKVPDTEERNSGEKREVGGKVKMEKLGKKLRKLRWEVTRGLKEVRERLRGLEERLEALEEGLRREEEEAGEKEERSMRKARGRSNGKEEIQQDGDEEKREMRKKRDGQDDRRERRGKGDKQSNGEKREEKMGDGENGRREERGEEGKKRKDRCEESWWQEMRRREGEARERGEK from the coding sequence ATGCTGAAGGGAGAGAAAGTGCCGGATACAGAGGAGAGGAATAGTGGTGAAAAGAGAGAAGTAGGGGGGAAAGTGAAGATGGAAAAACTGGgaaaaaagttaagaaaattGAGGTGGGAAGTGACAAGGGGGCTGAAGGAAGTTAGAGAGAGGTTAAGAGGCTTGGAAGAGAGGTTAGAGGCGCTGGAAGAAGGACTGAGACGGGAAGAAGAGGAAGcaggagagaaggaggagaggagTATGCGGAAAGCAAGAGGAAGAAGCAATGGAAAGGAGGAAATTCAGCAGGACGGTGacgaagaaaagagagagatgagaaaGAAGAGGGACGGACAGGACGATAGAAGAGAACGAAGGGGGAAGGGAGACAAACAGTCGAATGGAGAGAAGAGGGAAGAGAAGATGGGGGATGGCGAGAACGggagaagagaagaaagaggagAGGAAGGGAAGAAGCGGAAGGACAGATGCGAGGAGAGCTGGTGGCAGGAGATgagaagaagagaaggagaggcGAGGGAGCGAGGAGAAAAGTGA